The DNA region TAGGTACAACTTGTATCTTTCCGGGACGGCCTTGCGAGTGGTAATTCAGCGCATCCTGTTTTCGGTTAGTTTTATTCATTTTTTTCAAATTGAAGCGCCCAAAATTACAATTCTTTTTATGGAACAAACATAAAAAAGCCCCTTTTTACGATTATGTTAAAAAGAGGGTAAAATATGGTTAATGTTTTGATAAGATGTGTTTAAAAGAACGGATTTGGCAACGTTCTATTTTTTCTTCTTAGTCTTCTCCATATTTTTCTGAACCCTGAACTTTACAATTTTGGTAATCAGATCCAGGGGCATAGGCTCATCAAGCGGAAACTGAACCGAGCCCTTGGCCCCTTTATAGCCCGAAAGCTCTTCTTTAAACTCTTCCAAACCCTGCGGTGCCGGATAAAAACCGATGTGATTTTTAAAACCGCCGAAGTGTACTAAATTGCCATTGAGCACAAAGGTAGGAATAGCATATTTGATAGCCTCCTCGGCATCGGGGGCGGCGGCTTTGATGGTTTCGCGCACCTGTTGCAGTTTCTGCTGTACATCCTCCGGGAAACCGGCGATATATTCGTCAATATTTTCCTTTGGCTTTTCCATGTTGATGAGTGATTGGTTGAATAAATCTACGAAGCTTTTTTGGCTTTTGGAATTACGTTACGTATACATCAGGGTTCTCTGCAAGTTTAAGTTTACCCATAAAATCAATAGTCAAATTGGGGTAATCTTGATAAGTTGAACCCCTCTGGGGTTCGGGTAAGGGGTGTAACGTTATTCTACAAACCTGTTCCCCCTCTGGGGGATTTATACAATTTAATAAACATGTATTAATTGCCCAAAGACAGATGCACCAGAGGTGCAAAAGGTTTGTAACTCGTAAAGTTATAGAATACCCTTTGCCCCAGAGGGGCAAAACACGACGACTTGCTGTTTAAACGACAGGCAATTTTGTGGGTAACCTTAAATCTGCGAGAAACCCTGAAGGGACATAACGGCTAAGCTGCTTTTGCCTCTCTTGCGCTCGTTAAAAACCTACCGTGTACCCATATCTTATCAAACCTTCTGATTAAACAAAAGTATTTGTCATTTCGAACGAACCCTGGGCGGGATTGTGCGCTGGAGGTGAGGAGAAATCTTCTACAAGCAGTAAACTCGCTATGTATGGCGTAGGAGATTTCTCCTCGCCCCCAGCTTTTCCCTGCGCTGGCTCGTTCGAAATGACATTTTATTTAATAAAAAGATATGGGTACACGGTAGGTTTGCAACGAGTGCTCAATATGGTTTGGCGATTGCATCGCCAGTCGCGTTATAAACGCTAACCCAAGTTAAGCACTCGTTGCAAACGAGCGCAAGTTAAATGGGACATAACGGCTAAGCTGCTATTGCTCCGGCGGCCAGAGGCCGCTTGATAGTTGCCACTCGCAAGGAGGCGAGCGGCAGCGAGGGGGTTAACAGGGTTAACACTTTTCGCAATTTGTCAATATAAAATCTTGATAATAAGATATATAATAAAAACAGGGGGTACACTAACAATCCGCTAAAAGTACTTTGTTTGCGGCCGCTGTACCATTGTAGCCATTAACC from Mucilaginibacter sp. SJ includes:
- a CDS encoding iron chaperone, coding for MEKPKENIDEYIAGFPEDVQQKLQQVRETIKAAAPDAEEAIKYAIPTFVLNGNLVHFGGFKNHIGFYPAPQGLEEFKEELSGYKGAKGSVQFPLDEPMPLDLITKIVKFRVQKNMEKTKKKK